The following proteins are encoded in a genomic region of Phycisphaerae bacterium:
- a CDS encoding AI-2E family transporter, which produces MLFDSSRPYTFDRVVRMVLTTLVALGLFLLLRYLSDVLVPFAVAAALAYFLNPLVTELEKRTKSRAFAVGYTFAGIFIVGMAMIVIAVPMVAHQFSRFDHDIRKLRADLTSALMPSPAPNLRASRAQNQPVSVTSEATSQPTSQSTTVAVKSTLGLQELWEGWADYLNDAESQPRSVRLERLLAHVEGTPVGTVLADAMEFVKTTEFRSLVLDLASRLAVGGITVINVFVELLLGATVIVVILLYLLFMLLDFPTYLATWKSFLPPDFRSDVIEFFREFEAVLRRYFRGQFVIAAISGVLYAVAFSMINLPMAVPFGLIIGLLTMVPYLPMIALIPGAMLAVMRSLGGDSSLISSFMWLGIAFAGVQIIQEGLIAPRVMGKATGLSPVAIILGLLICSKLLGFLGLILAIPITCLAITYYRKFVLRHVDVAAAATDDAESSTGAA; this is translated from the coding sequence ATGCTATTCGATTCCTCGCGACCATATACCTTTGATCGCGTCGTGCGGATGGTCCTCACGACGCTGGTTGCGCTGGGATTGTTTCTACTGCTGCGATATTTGTCGGACGTGCTCGTCCCGTTCGCGGTCGCCGCGGCGCTGGCCTATTTTCTGAATCCGCTCGTCACGGAACTCGAAAAACGAACGAAATCCCGCGCGTTTGCCGTAGGCTACACGTTTGCAGGCATCTTCATCGTTGGTATGGCGATGATCGTCATCGCCGTGCCGATGGTGGCACACCAGTTCAGCCGATTCGACCACGATATTCGCAAGCTCAGGGCTGATCTTACGTCCGCACTCATGCCGTCGCCCGCGCCAAATCTGCGTGCGAGCAGGGCGCAGAATCAACCGGTTTCCGTCACATCCGAGGCGACCAGTCAACCAACGTCCCAGTCAACAACCGTCGCGGTAAAGTCCACGCTCGGCCTGCAAGAGCTGTGGGAAGGCTGGGCGGATTATCTGAATGATGCTGAATCGCAGCCGCGCTCCGTTCGCCTGGAGCGCCTACTGGCTCATGTCGAGGGCACGCCGGTCGGCACCGTGTTGGCCGATGCAATGGAGTTCGTGAAGACGACGGAATTTCGCTCGCTGGTCTTGGACCTCGCCAGCCGACTGGCCGTCGGCGGCATCACGGTAATCAACGTGTTCGTGGAGTTGTTGCTTGGCGCGACGGTGATCGTTGTCATTCTGCTGTATCTGCTTTTCATGCTGCTGGATTTTCCGACTTACCTGGCAACGTGGAAGTCCTTTCTGCCACCTGACTTTCGCTCGGACGTCATCGAATTCTTTCGGGAATTCGAAGCGGTGCTTCGTCGCTATTTTCGCGGGCAGTTCGTGATCGCAGCGATCTCGGGGGTGCTCTATGCCGTCGCCTTTTCGATGATCAATCTGCCGATGGCCGTGCCGTTCGGACTGATCATCGGGCTGCTGACGATGGTTCCGTACCTGCCGATGATCGCCCTGATTCCCGGGGCGATGCTGGCGGTCATGCGATCGCTTGGCGGGGACAGCAGCCTGATCTCTTCGTTCATGTGGCTGGGCATCGCATTTGCCGGTGTGCAGATCATTCAGGAAGGTTTGATCGCGCCGCGCGTGATGGGTAAGGCAACCGGTCTGAGTCCGGTTGCGATCATTCTCGGATTGCTGATCTGTTCCAAACTGCTCGGCTTTCTCGGTCTGATACTCGCCATTCCAATTACATGCCTCGCAATCACCTATTATCGCAAGTTCGTCCTCCGACACGTTGACGTGGCAGCGGCGGCGACCGACGATGCAGAGAGCAGCACCGGCGCGGCCTGA
- a CDS encoding Hsp20/alpha crystallin family protein: protein MLLRRISPMANFGQFGRDMERLLNGFLPEVDIAANRSRAFPPLNVWEEGDEYFIEAEVPGLSMDHLDLEVLGNEVIIKGHRQAPPHENVTIHRQERGDGEFSRMLTLPVEIDANRVEATLRNGVLLVKLPKAETAKARKIQVKAIE from the coding sequence ATGTTGCTCCGACGAATTTCTCCCATGGCGAATTTCGGCCAATTCGGCCGCGACATGGAACGACTGCTTAACGGTTTCCTGCCTGAGGTCGACATCGCAGCGAATCGATCCCGCGCCTTTCCTCCTCTGAACGTCTGGGAAGAGGGTGACGAGTATTTCATCGAAGCCGAAGTTCCGGGGCTCTCGATGGATCATCTCGACTTGGAAGTGCTGGGCAATGAGGTGATCATCAAGGGCCATCGGCAAGCGCCGCCACATGAGAACGTGACCATCCATCGACAAGAGCGCGGCGACGGCGAGTTCAGCCGCATGTTGACTTTGCCGGTCGAGATCGATGCGAATCGAGTCGAGGCGACGCTGCGAAATGGCGTGCTCCTGGTGAAGCTCCCCAAGGCCGAAACTGCCAAGGCCCGCAAGATCCAGGTCAAAGCAATCGAGTAA
- a CDS encoding Hsp20/alpha crystallin family protein has translation MEAFDMNLIPWKTKREERGLSRPEFSLARLRSEMDNLFDRMIRDPFGAAFGDETGTELSWGPQIDLAESEKDVTVTAELPGVDPKDVEIKVTDNVLTISGEKRHEREEKKRDYHYIERQHGAFHRSVALPSSVDSEKVDATFKNGVLTITLSKRPDAQARRITIKQG, from the coding sequence ATGGAGGCTTTTGACATGAATCTGATTCCATGGAAAACCAAGCGAGAAGAACGTGGCCTGTCGCGTCCCGAGTTTTCGCTCGCGCGGCTGCGAAGCGAGATGGACAACTTGTTTGATCGAATGATCCGCGACCCGTTTGGCGCGGCGTTCGGAGACGAGACGGGTACCGAATTGTCATGGGGTCCTCAGATCGATCTTGCCGAGTCGGAAAAGGACGTCACCGTCACCGCCGAACTTCCGGGCGTCGATCCGAAGGACGTTGAGATCAAGGTGACGGATAACGTGCTTACGATCAGCGGCGAAAAACGCCACGAGCGCGAAGAGAAGAAGCGAGACTACCACTACATCGAACGACAGCACGGTGCGTTCCATCGAAGCGTGGCCTTGCCCAGCAGCGTCGATTCGGAAAAAGTCGACGCCACCTTCAAAAACGGTGTCCTGACGATCACGCTCTCGAAGCGCCCTGACGCGCAAGCCCGGCGCATCACGATCAAACAGGGATAA
- a CDS encoding sigma-70 family RNA polymerase sigma factor, whose translation MDGTFSHSERPNSLTDAIGGAARPPGGVDPGIDADASLLAACRRGEAAAYGELVRRYQDRVFNLCFRMCGSREDAEDHTQEAFVRAMQSLDRFAERSRFYTWVFRIAVNLVISDRRKSGRRTMYSLESRPDESEDGHGRDSRRANVKSGVSQPHDQMVAAEQREAVSSALMKIDEEHRTVLVLRDMEGLNYEEIADVLDIPTGTVKSRIHRARQAIRDLLAPLIQAE comes from the coding sequence ATGGATGGAACTTTTTCGCATTCCGAGCGTCCAAACTCATTGACGGACGCAATCGGCGGTGCAGCCCGGCCCCCGGGCGGGGTGGACCCCGGCATCGACGCGGATGCTTCGCTCCTCGCAGCGTGCCGGCGCGGTGAAGCCGCTGCTTATGGCGAACTGGTGCGGCGCTACCAGGACCGAGTCTTCAATCTCTGCTTTCGGATGTGCGGAAGCCGCGAGGACGCGGAGGACCACACCCAGGAGGCCTTCGTGCGGGCGATGCAATCGCTCGATCGGTTCGCGGAGCGTTCACGGTTCTATACCTGGGTGTTTCGAATCGCGGTCAATCTGGTGATCAGCGATCGGCGCAAATCGGGACGTCGCACGATGTACTCGCTCGAATCAAGACCGGACGAATCCGAAGACGGCCACGGCCGCGATTCGCGTCGTGCGAACGTTAAGTCAGGTGTTTCGCAACCGCACGATCAGATGGTTGCCGCCGAACAGCGGGAGGCCGTTTCCTCGGCGCTGATGAAAATTGACGAGGAGCACCGAACGGTGCTGGTGCTTCGGGACATGGAAGGACTGAATTATGAAGAAATCGCGGATGTACTGGACATCCCGACGGGAACAGTAAAGTCGCGAATTCATCGCGCAAGACAGGCGATTCGCGACTTGCTCGCACCGCTGATTCAGGCGGAATGA
- a CDS encoding ferritin, producing MISKKMNSALNRQIANEMNASFKYLAMSYQFSDMGLLIFGKRFRQQSDEERGHALRIADYIQDVGGSVVLETVEKPKSKYPGAKSMVEAALESERTVTAQINDLVDLAFSEKDHATQSFLKWFVDEQVEEEKSMNDLLQMMKLAGDQNLFLVEHRILSIKPEEGVPGEDSGGD from the coding sequence ATGATTTCAAAGAAAATGAACTCCGCGCTGAATCGTCAGATCGCCAACGAGATGAACGCTTCGTTCAAGTATCTGGCGATGTCCTATCAATTCAGCGACATGGGCTTGCTGATTTTTGGCAAGCGTTTTCGACAGCAGTCCGACGAAGAGCGCGGTCATGCTCTTCGGATCGCGGATTACATTCAGGATGTTGGTGGATCGGTCGTGCTGGAGACCGTCGAGAAGCCGAAGTCGAAGTATCCCGGCGCGAAGTCGATGGTCGAAGCGGCCTTGGAGAGTGAGCGCACGGTCACCGCGCAGATCAATGATCTTGTCGACCTGGCGTTTTCCGAGAAGGATCACGCCACTCAGAGTTTTCTGAAGTGGTTTGTGGATGAGCAGGTGGAGGAAGAGAAGTCGATGAATGACCTGCTTCAGATGATGAAGTTGGCTGGCGACCAGAATCTGTTCCTCGTCGAGCACCGCATTTTGTCGATCAAGCCCGAAGAAGGCGTGCCCGGCGAGGATTCGGGCGGGGATTGA
- a CDS encoding aminotransferase class V-fold PLP-dependent enzyme, translating into MIYLDNNATTKPAEEVVRAMLPFLHEQFGNPSSLHIAGQTARHAVEDARAQVASLIGARSRDIVFTSGGTEADNLGILGALDAYPSRKHLVTTAVEHVAVRDLCIRLAGRGHRVTFVPVDRDGRLDLEMLSNALDDETAIVMAMAVNNETGVQFPLDEIFAITSWRGVPLHVDAVQAAGRLLLDVRTLPVASLALSAHKIHGPKGVGALYVAPGTRIRSQFVGGHQERDLRPGTENVAGIVGFGVAAGLAKQRLDLDTPRVRALRDRLEHGVRTCLSSACVIASASPRVCNTTSIAFPGIEAEAILIGLSQRGLCASSGSACSSGALEPSHVLQAMNIDPDTAKGAIRFSLSRYTSESEIDEAVTIVREVVQMLASMGPA; encoded by the coding sequence ATGATCTATCTCGACAACAACGCCACCACGAAGCCGGCCGAAGAGGTCGTACGGGCGATGCTGCCGTTTCTCCATGAGCAGTTCGGAAATCCGTCCAGCCTGCACATCGCGGGCCAGACGGCTCGCCACGCGGTCGAAGACGCACGTGCTCAGGTCGCGTCACTGATCGGCGCGCGGTCGCGCGATATCGTTTTTACGAGCGGCGGCACCGAAGCCGACAATCTCGGCATCCTCGGCGCGCTTGATGCATATCCATCGCGCAAGCATCTCGTCACCACCGCGGTGGAGCACGTCGCTGTTCGAGACCTCTGCATCCGTCTCGCCGGACGCGGCCATCGCGTCACATTTGTCCCCGTCGATCGCGACGGCCGGCTGGACCTTGAAATGCTTTCAAACGCGCTGGATGACGAGACGGCAATCGTGATGGCAATGGCCGTGAATAATGAGACCGGCGTGCAGTTTCCGCTTGATGAGATTTTCGCGATCACATCCTGGCGAGGTGTGCCGCTCCATGTGGACGCGGTACAGGCGGCGGGTCGCCTTTTGCTCGATGTCAGGACGCTGCCCGTTGCCAGTCTGGCGCTTTCAGCTCACAAGATTCACGGGCCCAAGGGTGTCGGAGCGTTGTACGTCGCGCCGGGAACGCGAATCCGATCTCAATTCGTCGGAGGCCACCAGGAGCGCGATCTGCGCCCCGGAACGGAGAACGTCGCGGGCATTGTCGGATTTGGCGTGGCGGCGGGCCTTGCGAAGCAGCGATTGGATCTCGACACACCTCGCGTTCGCGCGCTCCGCGATCGGCTGGAGCACGGCGTTCGGACATGTCTTTCATCCGCATGTGTCATTGCGTCGGCATCCCCGCGCGTCTGCAATACGACCAGCATCGCTTTCCCCGGAATTGAGGCGGAGGCGATCCTGATCGGCCTGAGCCAGCGAGGGCTCTGCGCGTCCAGCGGATCAGCATGCAGCAGCGGGGCGCTGGAGCCCTCACATGTGTTGCAGGCGATGAACATTGATCCTGATACAGCGAAAGGGGCGATCCGCTTCAGCCTCTCACGATACACGAGCGAATCCGAGATCGACGAGGCTGTCACGATCGTACGCGAAGTGGTTCAGATGCTGGCGTCGATGGGCCCAGCTTGA
- a CDS encoding Hsp20/alpha crystallin family protein, with the protein MVAKEIEAKKDANKKTQCTEPSVVRRYSPAVDIFEEPDAMVLVADVPGATPDGVDIQFERGNLTIEAAVRPRREDARTRYLLREYGVGNYRRTFEVNEQVDVSKITAKLENGVLTITMPKAEAVRPKKIAVKGM; encoded by the coding sequence ATGGTTGCAAAAGAGATTGAAGCAAAGAAGGATGCAAACAAGAAGACCCAGTGCACCGAGCCTAGCGTGGTGCGGCGGTATTCGCCGGCAGTCGACATTTTCGAAGAGCCTGATGCGATGGTGCTGGTCGCAGATGTGCCCGGAGCGACTCCCGACGGCGTGGATATCCAGTTCGAACGTGGCAATCTGACGATTGAAGCGGCCGTCCGGCCTCGGCGCGAAGACGCCAGGACGCGCTACCTGCTTCGCGAATATGGTGTCGGCAACTATCGACGGACCTTTGAAGTGAATGAACAGGTCGATGTGAGCAAGATCACCGCCAAGCTGGAGAACGGCGTGCTGACAATCACCATGCCGAAGGCAGAGGCCGTTCGACCGAAAAAGATCGCGGTCAAGGGAATGTAA
- the rsgA gene encoding ribosome small subunit-dependent GTPase A, giving the protein MTNAGDDKSKPGQPPRGRRKVRVDFRKNQSKTARDKRQWTRNYHKGDVDQEATASVENVRAKGDLSRKRTIIVDEAEAARLRRGTVVRVRGLIVEVDDGETTWACTVRQVLRKLLKGERHAVTVGDRVGFTPVRVGGGQSIAISDDRSLQEGVIDEVEPRRTTLLRHYERKLQAIAANVDNVLIVVAAAEPTLRIHLVDRYIVAVHQGDMRPVICINKGDLDVSGEAAEAVERYRAIGYQAVLTSVPDQQGIEALRAILRDQTSVLVGPSGVGKSSLLNALDPALQLKVGSLSDLARGRHTTTTAALVRWAFGGYVVDTPGMRQFDIAEIDSDELEAYFIEFRGFIGGCRFPDCSHLEETGCAIRAAMERGEIFPERYDSYVRMLEECREKERNRYGRNTRKPVDEL; this is encoded by the coding sequence GTGACTAACGCCGGCGACGACAAGTCGAAACCCGGCCAGCCGCCACGCGGTCGTCGAAAGGTGCGCGTCGATTTCCGCAAAAACCAGTCGAAAACCGCCCGGGACAAACGGCAATGGACGCGAAACTACCACAAAGGCGATGTCGACCAGGAAGCAACCGCCTCGGTCGAGAACGTGCGCGCGAAAGGCGATCTGTCACGCAAACGAACGATCATTGTGGACGAGGCGGAGGCGGCACGACTTCGCCGTGGCACCGTGGTTCGCGTGCGCGGATTAATCGTCGAGGTGGACGACGGCGAGACGACGTGGGCATGCACGGTTCGCCAGGTACTGAGGAAACTGCTTAAAGGTGAGCGGCATGCCGTCACGGTCGGCGACCGCGTCGGATTCACACCGGTTCGCGTTGGAGGCGGGCAGTCGATCGCGATCAGCGATGATCGCTCACTTCAGGAAGGCGTCATCGACGAGGTCGAGCCGCGCCGCACAACCCTACTGCGCCACTACGAGCGCAAGCTGCAAGCCATCGCCGCGAACGTAGATAATGTGCTGATCGTCGTTGCCGCGGCCGAACCGACACTGCGCATCCATCTGGTCGATCGCTACATCGTCGCAGTCCACCAGGGCGATATGCGGCCCGTGATCTGTATCAACAAGGGCGATCTCGACGTGAGCGGCGAGGCGGCGGAGGCCGTTGAACGATATCGAGCGATTGGTTACCAGGCGGTGCTGACATCAGTGCCGGATCAGCAGGGAATCGAGGCGCTTCGGGCGATTCTTCGCGATCAAACAAGTGTGCTAGTCGGACCCAGCGGCGTCGGAAAAAGCTCACTCCTGAACGCACTTGATCCAGCCTTGCAACTGAAGGTCGGCAGCCTGAGCGATCTGGCTCGCGGCCGGCACACGACAACAACCGCCGCGCTCGTCCGCTGGGCGTTCGGTGGATATGTTGTCGATACGCCGGGCATGCGGCAGTTCGATATCGCCGAGATCGACTCCGACGAGTTGGAAGCATATTTCATTGAGTTTCGGGGCTTCATCGGCGGCTGCCGATTTCCGGATTGCTCGCATCTCGAGGAAACGGGCTGCGCCATTCGTGCCGCCATGGAGCGGGGAGAAATTTTCCCCGAGCGGTACGATAGCTACGTCCGCATGTTGGAAGAATGCCGCGAGAAGGAACGCAACCGATACGGTAGAAATACCCGAAAACCGGTTGACGAACTTTAG
- a CDS encoding zf-HC2 domain-containing protein, producing MALDAKKLEQLSAYLDGELTPTERAEVERLIEQDADARVYLSELRRVSRWIGDLPRLRGPEPMTGAILERLERLERESLLGEAASPSVLRFGRYSRMLGIAASVLIVCTVGWFSLPQFQSVNKSSRSDLKVDRSTLAEKTEPRGPSAESSRQSSLPSPAAQSERLAVQQPRTTRGDSDGRGWEESQDRAISENGDAGSHVAIATGNSKQKVERDQSEQKDSATAAEQPAADYPLSAKEPAPSANTITSLAYSPATALAIDLPTIDSKLANNQVSLHEVQAAPVQSFQNRLDIEVDDAATVTRLASLIESNMGRYQVENLEDAAKNEVIRNDQSFWLARPVTTSDRESQFEKQIPHALNDAEDAVKPGATARGDQISPPDSDEKPSQNKDARAAAGRAPDYELNESKDAPEGYSRSNANRNDASVTRSADDEAESPADGQVFVINVPREQAAPLIRSIQTLVEQCDSIAVWVANSEPVTADRPAEEAVRRLVSPALFDRSDEQRTGRVSDAPAGETTEEGAIGATPRRGQPIATSRPSDSGNSPSPLEVFGGAPTTPEANPQFVTLAISLRTNPRLRSQNARPDRAPAENPPPAAAAARAASQPAEPEPESGLAPATKQTADQPTSRGATRD from the coding sequence ATGGCACTCGATGCGAAGAAACTGGAGCAACTCAGCGCCTATCTCGATGGCGAATTGACGCCAACAGAGCGCGCCGAGGTCGAGCGCCTCATCGAGCAAGACGCCGACGCGCGAGTGTATCTCAGCGAGTTGCGACGTGTCTCACGATGGATCGGCGACCTGCCGCGCCTCCGCGGACCCGAGCCGATGACGGGCGCCATCCTCGAACGCCTCGAACGCCTCGAACGCGAATCGCTCCTGGGAGAAGCCGCATCACCATCGGTGCTTCGATTCGGACGATACTCCCGCATGTTGGGAATCGCAGCGAGCGTGCTGATTGTCTGCACAGTCGGGTGGTTTTCGCTGCCGCAATTTCAGTCCGTAAACAAGTCTTCAAGATCCGACTTGAAGGTCGACCGAAGCACACTTGCGGAAAAAACGGAGCCGCGCGGTCCGTCCGCCGAATCCAGCCGGCAAAGTAGTCTGCCCTCCCCTGCTGCCCAATCCGAGAGGCTGGCCGTGCAGCAACCTCGCACGACAAGGGGGGATTCGGATGGGCGAGGGTGGGAAGAATCGCAGGATCGGGCCATTTCGGAGAACGGCGATGCCGGCTCACATGTCGCGATCGCGACCGGCAACAGCAAGCAAAAAGTCGAACGGGACCAAAGCGAACAAAAAGACTCCGCCACTGCGGCGGAACAGCCCGCCGCCGATTACCCACTCAGTGCGAAAGAGCCGGCGCCCTCCGCGAACACGATCACGAGCCTTGCGTACTCGCCGGCAACCGCCCTGGCAATTGACCTGCCCACGATTGATTCGAAACTGGCGAACAATCAGGTGTCGCTCCACGAAGTTCAGGCGGCTCCGGTGCAATCATTCCAGAACCGACTCGACATCGAGGTCGACGATGCCGCGACGGTCACGCGACTTGCATCGCTGATCGAAAGCAACATGGGCAGGTATCAAGTCGAGAATCTGGAAGATGCCGCGAAGAACGAAGTCATCCGGAACGACCAGTCCTTCTGGCTCGCGCGTCCCGTGACGACGTCAGACCGTGAATCGCAGTTCGAGAAGCAAATACCGCACGCTCTGAACGACGCCGAAGATGCAGTGAAACCCGGCGCTACGGCGCGTGGCGATCAAATCTCTCCCCCAGACTCAGACGAAAAGCCCAGCCAAAACAAAGACGCACGCGCCGCCGCCGGTCGCGCGCCAGACTACGAGTTAAACGAATCCAAAGATGCGCCGGAAGGCTACAGCCGCTCCAATGCAAATCGAAATGACGCATCCGTCACTCGCTCCGCTGACGATGAAGCAGAATCCCCGGCTGATGGGCAGGTTTTCGTCATCAACGTGCCAAGGGAACAGGCTGCCCCGTTGATCCGATCAATTCAGACGCTGGTGGAACAATGCGATTCGATCGCAGTCTGGGTGGCAAACAGTGAACCCGTGACGGCCGATCGACCGGCGGAAGAAGCAGTGCGGCGGCTGGTCTCACCGGCTCTGTTCGACCGATCGGACGAGCAACGAACGGGCCGGGTTTCGGATGCGCCGGCCGGCGAAACCACTGAAGAGGGCGCGATCGGCGCCACACCGCGCAGAGGCCAACCGATTGCCACCTCGAGGCCGTCAGACTCTGGGAATTCGCCATCTCCCCTCGAAGTGTTTGGAGGCGCGCCGACCACGCCGGAGGCGAATCCGCAATTCGTCACTTTGGCAATTTCGCTCAGGACCAATCCTCGATTGCGATCTCAGAACGCGCGGCCCGATCGGGCACCGGCTGAGAATCCGCCACCTGCGGCCGCGGCTGCGAGAGCCGCCTCGCAACCTGCCGAGCCCGAGCCCGAGTCCGGGCTGGCCCCGGCGACAAAACAGACCGCCGATCAACCAACGTCGCGGGGCGCCACCCGTGACTAA
- the moaA gene encoding GTP 3',8-cyclase MoaA, protein MVALDVIPNERIAMRGGDPAATGPRDIAAVKTLRISVTDRCNFRCVYCMPEHKLDWVPREEILKFEEIVAVARAAQRHGINAFKLTGGEPLVRYDLARLIGMLKALPGAPELSMTTNGALLGVFAGQLRDNGLDRITVSLDTLRPDRFSKITRGARIEAVLRGIEAAVEAGFHHPKINCVVMRGINDDELADFAALTFDRPLTVRFIEYMPLGRTALGGEYEHRFISECEIRQRIEAVHSKLSGVTKDTGHGPAVVHQIRGARGRIGFISAMSKPFCSTCNRLRLTAEGQLRSCLFDGGEVELRPILRDRADANDSALPGHTESGAQRALHHAFIRCVAYKPEVHSYFGNRQMSQLGG, encoded by the coding sequence ATGGTTGCTCTTGACGTCATTCCGAACGAACGGATTGCAATGCGCGGGGGAGATCCGGCGGCGACGGGACCGCGCGACATCGCGGCTGTAAAGACGCTTCGCATCAGCGTGACGGACCGCTGCAATTTCCGCTGTGTATATTGCATGCCGGAGCACAAGCTTGATTGGGTTCCGCGCGAAGAGATTCTGAAGTTCGAGGAAATCGTCGCCGTCGCCCGAGCCGCCCAGCGTCATGGGATTAACGCGTTCAAGCTTACCGGGGGTGAACCCCTCGTCCGCTACGATCTGGCAAGACTGATCGGCATGCTCAAGGCGCTGCCCGGTGCGCCCGAACTTTCCATGACAACCAACGGCGCGCTGCTCGGTGTATTTGCCGGGCAACTCCGGGACAATGGTCTCGACCGGATCACCGTCAGTCTTGATACGCTGCGTCCTGATCGCTTCAGCAAGATCACCCGCGGAGCTCGCATCGAAGCGGTTCTGCGCGGCATTGAAGCAGCCGTTGAAGCCGGTTTTCACCATCCGAAGATTAACTGTGTCGTTATGCGTGGCATCAATGACGATGAACTCGCGGATTTCGCCGCGCTGACGTTCGACCGGCCGCTGACAGTGCGGTTTATTGAGTACATGCCGCTGGGTCGCACCGCGCTCGGCGGCGAGTATGAACACCGATTCATCAGCGAGTGCGAGATTCGCCAGAGGATCGAGGCCGTTCACTCCAAATTGTCCGGCGTCACGAAAGACACCGGCCACGGCCCCGCCGTAGTCCATCAGATTCGCGGTGCACGCGGCCGAATCGGATTCATTAGTGCCATGTCGAAGCCGTTCTGCTCCACGTGCAATCGTCTGCGCCTCACGGCCGAGGGCCAGTTGCGAAGCTGTCTTTTTGATGGCGGCGAAGTGGAACTTCGTCCGATTCTGCGAGACCGCGCCGACGCGAACGACAGCGCCCTGCCGGGTCACACTGAATCCGGGGCACAGCGCGCCCTGCACCATGCTTTCATTCGGTGCGTCGCATACAAACCGGAAGTGCATTCATACTTCGGCAATCGACAGATGTCCCAGCTCGGCGGCTAG